The window AGTGAAGTATGGTTCGAAAATACGATCGAGCGTCTCAGCCGGGATCCCGCAACCAGTATCAGCCACAGTCAGTTTCAGCCACCCCTTGCCACTGCTGTCAACCCTGTCACGTTCAAGCTTGACGGAAAGGGTGCCGTGATTGCCTGCCATAGCGTGGGCACTATTAGTACAAAGGTTCATCAAAATCTGGTGAATCTGTACCGGGTCAACAGAGACAATCCCGCACTGTTCCTCAATATCCTCTACAATGGCGATGGTGGACGGAATAGTGACCCGCATCAACTTAAGAGCTTCTTTCACTATCGGCTGAATATACAGAAGACTCTCTTTCTGCTCGCTGGCGCGGGAGAAAGTGAGGATCTGCTCTACCAGGCTTTTTGCTCTTTTCGCTGCCCTGAGGATACCATCGAGATACTCGAGTACCACCTCATCGGCATTGGCGTTTCGCATAAACTTAAGCCGGATGATCTCCGAATAGCCCATAATTGGCGTAAGTATATTATTGAAGTCATGGGCGATTCCACCTGCGAGGGTACCGATGGCCTCCATTTTCTGGGTATGCCTCAACTGCTTTTCAAGTCGCATCTTTTCTGTGACATCGCGGCCAATGACCACCACAGATACGATGAGGCCATGGTTGTCACGTACCGGCGTCCCTGTAAGTTCATAGACCCGCTCTTCACCGCTACAGGTCTGCAACTCGAACTGCTGGATGGTAGTCTGCGTTTTACCGGATAGAAGGCTCTTGGGAACAGCACAGGACTTGCAAGGCTGACATCGGCGGCAAAACAGCTCATGACACGTCTTGCCAATGGGGTCTTCGGACAATTCCCTGACTTTCTCATTTGCCCATATGAGTTTTTCATCAGTAGCGAACAAGCAGAGAATTCCAGGAAAACCCTCAAGGATTGCCTGCTTTTCAGACTCACTCACCTGCAGGGCTGTCTTGATGGCGTTTAACTCAGAAAACTCAAGAAGTGCCACAAGAATCCCGAATACACCTCCATCCCCATCGGTAAGCAGTGATTTTTTCATCACCACCTGGACAGGTACCCCTCTCGCACTTGATATCTCGATCTCGTGTGATACTCTGCCGCCGGAGGCAATGAGCTGTTTGTCGATCTCCCGGACACGACCTGCAGACCTGGGTGCAAACAGGTTATATGGGTCAAGCCCATGGTAATTAAGGGGCAGGTCACCTACCAGTTCATAAAAAAGCTGATTGCCGCAGACAAATATCCCATCATCATTTATAAGAAAACAAGGGACAGCAACAGCATTTACAACCGATTCCATAGAGAGGCCGGGCTGGGCAAGGCTACCGTTAGAATTTTTTTCATCAACCTGGGTAGACACAGACTGCTGAACCGATCCTGAAGTGTTCTTCATATCCATTTTGCAATAGCACGCAAGCCCTGTTTTCTCTTGAGTATTTTGTCAAAAAAAATAAAAAGCATTTTATTTTGTATCTTTACCGCATTTAACGTTCTCTACTCCACCGCCAAAATGGTTGTCGGAGTAGAGGGCCATACAGCGTCATCTTCAGCATGTCGGCAGTACGCACCTTAGCTCCCCCAAGGATATAAACTCGTATTCTTCAGGTTCCTGTAAGGTATTACCCAAAAACCTTAAACCCGACACGGACTCAACTGGCGGGAACTTTGGGCGGGGCGAGCTTTCAGCCGGCGGCCTCTGCCGCGAGCATAAATACCACCATGTGGAAAATTATCTGAAACTTGCAATATTAACAGAATGTTTAGTCTTTACAACTGCTTTGTTTCCATGATTTTCATCTGCCCTTTTTCTTGACTCTTCACTCCTTAATCGGTAGTGTTTATGGTTTTAGATCGTTCAGAAACGCAGAATATGCACAACCAATAGAAGTTGATTATGAAAAGACCAGGATTAATTACAGAGAACAGCCAACCCGAAAAACCTGAGATAGAATACCCTTGCGACTGGGTATACAAGGTGATAGGGGAAGATCCGACGGTATTGAAAGAAATAATAATTACCGCATGTGCGCCTACCCAGGTTCTGATCAACCACTCCCACACCAGTTCCAAAGGCAAATATCACAGCCTCAACGCCAGCCTCATGGTAGAGGATGAGAAACAACGGTTGCAAATTTACGACTTATTAAAAAATCATCCGGCCGTGAAGGTCGTACTTTAATTCCAAATCATGAGCAGCGAATCTTTAGAAAAACAATCACAGCTTATAAGTGCTCTTCGCGAGGGAGTGGCCGTCGTACAGATGATCTTCTTTAAAGAAGTACGTGCCACAGTTGGTGAGAAATTCAGCGATAAGGACCCTGGCTTTATTTCCATGCTGGCCGGGGCGGTTATCAACGAGGTTTTCGGAACCGTCAATCCGGAGCAGAGATTCGCAGACTTTCGAAAGGGCAACAGAGGGACGATAGAGCAGGAGCTGATCAGCCTGAAAACTGACCACGCTGGTCTGTTGCCGGCCTTAACCGATGCACTGAGAATTCAGGTGCTCTGCGACAACCAGGAAGGCTCGGACAGCTCAGACATACTCAAGCAGGCAGACACCCTGGGAATCCTCCAAGAAGACCGCACAGTCCCCATGCCCTCAACCTTTATGACCCTGGTTCGTGGCCTTGGGGAACAGCACAACCTGATTATCGCCCCGGTTCAGATCACCCCGGAACAGGATAAGCAGCTCGTCCACTAAGACGCATTTCCCATCATGATGTGTGAAGACCAGAAAGCCTGATTACTTTCAATGCATTGAAAGTAATCAGGCTTTTATTTTTTCGGTAAAATGTTCACTGGAGGCGTGCAGCTGGTAACGGTTCTGCGGTTAAGTCCACCAGATTATACAGCCCTGGCCTGATCTGTATTTACGAAGGGATACATTCATCACGTCCCACCCGGACCTGAATAACGCCACGAACAGAGTTACAGACAAACACTGCCTCGGCCGCATAGACATCCTCCCGGGTCAATATTTTCTCCACCAGCTCGATATTGTTGTCTTCCAGTAACTTTCTGCGCATCACTCCGGCCAGAAGTCCACTCGTTACTGGTGGAGTAAGATAACGACCATCCTTATAGATAAAGATATTCGTGATCGCACCTTCCGTCACCTCACCTTTCTCGTTGGTAAAAAGCAGATCAAGACACCCCTCTTGTCCCGCCCGTCGCATGCCCGCGTCATAGATATCACGCTGCGTCGTCTTGTGCAAAAATGCCGACTGCATGGAATTAACAGTCTCACTGGCAAATTTAACCAATGGTATTTCTCTGGTTTTATCGTCCGGGCATACCGGCAAAGCTACTTTGAGTGGCGGTTCGCATTCAACCGAGCTGACCGTGACTGCACCATCTTTTGCCAGGAGCAAACGGACCCTGCGGACTCCGGAATGATCTGCCACATGGCTATCCAGGGCTTCGACCAACTCCTCCATGTTGAAGTTGAAGTGGTAATACCGGGCCGAGGCGGTCAACCGCTCCAGATGCTCAGTTCGCAACCAATAGCCTTCACCGCTTTGCCAGAGGAGAGTTTCGATAAGCTGAAACTCAGGAGCGGGATTGGTAAGAAACCTTCCCTTCAATAGCGCTTCACGCCACTCATCGCGGGGGTCGGAATCATGGGTTATACCTCCGCCCACACCCATTTCTCCACGAAAGCCATTACCGTTCTCCGAGAGCACAAGAGTCCTGATGGGGACATTAAACACAGCATCTCCATCGGGTGTGAGAAAACCAATTGCTCCGGTATATACTCCACGTGGCTCCTTTTCGAGTTCGTGGATAATCTCCATGGTACGGATTTTGGGGGCACCCGTGATCGATCCGCAGGGAAAAAGCCCTTTGAAAAGATTGTTGAGAGTGATCGAGCTTTCCTTTTCAGAAATACCGTCAATAGTTGAGGTCATCTGGAGCAGACTCTCGTATGGTTCGACGTCAAAAAGAGAGCGAACCCGAACCTCTCCGCCACCCGCCTCATGCAACACCCGGCCGAGATCATTTCTGAGCAAGTCAACGATCATCACATTCTCGCTTCTGTTCTTCTGATCGCTATGCAGGAATGCACAAGCCTGTGCATCTTCCAGGCCGTCCCTGCCACGGGCCAGAGTGCCTTTCATTGGCCGAACAGTGAGCCTGTTCCCGCTCTTTTTGAAAAATAATTCCGGCGAGAAGGACATCACCCGCTCAGCCCCCCAGCGAATATAGGCACCGTAAGAGACAGATTGGTTTCTCCTGAGTACCTTGTAAAGAGCTTCAGGTGACCCACCCAGGTTGAACAGTAATTTCAGTGTATAATTGACCTGATATGTATCACCTGCCCGAATATACCTGAGCACCGCGTCGAGCGCCTCAAGATATTCTCCCTCGCTTATACTTGGTGATATTTCAGATATTTCATATGATTTCAAACTGTCGATTGGTGAACATTCGGGCAATTTGAAATTGTGGTTTCCATTTTGGTGGTCAAAATACCAAGGGGTTGTATATACGCCGAGGTCAGCGACCAAAGTTTTGCCACCCCGTGGTATATTTTTCAGACCGGAGATTTTGCTGATCAGGGTAGTACCAAACTCATATCCGAACCAACCGGCAACGTAATAGCCTTTATCCAACCACTGTTGCACCTGCTGCAAAAAGGCTTCACCACAGTCAGATATATCACATCGCAACCTGGTTACCGGTTCTACGAAAATGTAACTTTTTGTATTGTCCTCACCAGGTTTTGCAGTGTCAAAGTAAGCGAATTGTTCAACTTGTGCTAAATGGCACAAAAGCTTGTTAAGAAGGGTATTTGAAGTGGTTTGCATAAAGCTCCTTAGAAACCTCGTTTCCTACTTGGTCCCACCATCATACCTATCTCCTGAAATTAAAGAGAAAAAGAGTACATGGCAGAAACCACGATGCGCAAATCTCAGCCTTTAGACCAATTCCTTTATTGCGTGGCTAAAGCAAATACCATATATTAATTGCCCAGTTTATTAAAGCCCGACATGATAAATTTCATGCGACTTTCAAACCCAGTTTGAGGTATTATGGAGCTCAGGAAGCAAGAGTAAATGAGCTATTCATTTCTCGTTATGCACCCTGCGCATCACGGTCGGATTAAGTTCGTTGTAGGTGGAGTAGTTGCGCTATAATCAACTTGCTGTTGACGCCTGTTTGTTTTTGACAATCCGGCGCGTCTACCGCAAGGGATGAGGGACGGAATTTCAACACGATATTCTCAAGTAAGCCGATCATTGCCATTCATCAGTTCTCGCTGCAGGCATTCAACCGGTACTACCCCCAGGCGCACAGGAAACCAGGTAGGTTTCACCGGAAATGAGCCGGACCTTCACAGGATAGCACATTTTTTGATTTTATTGTGGCGCATTAGTCACAGGTTTGTTTCTGCCATTTTTGTGTATCAGGCAGAACGCACTCAAACTCGAGACATCTTAAAGGAGAACAGCAAATGTCGCGTAAAATGGTAACTATTGATGGCAACCAGGCATGTACCCATGTCGCATATGCCACGAGTGAGATTATCACCATTTACCCAATCACACCGTCCTCACCGATGGCAGCCGATTCTGACGCCAAGGCAGCTCACGGCCAGGAAAACATCTGGGGCACGGTGCCTGTTGTAACTCAGATGCAGTCCGAGGCGGGTGTTGCCGGTGCAGTACACGGATCCCTCACCACCGGCGCACTGTGTACCACCTTCACCGCATCACAGGGTCTTCTTCTGATGATCCCGAACATGTACAAAATTGCCGGTGAGCTTACTCCGACCGTATTCCACGTGTCTGCCCGTGCACTTGCCTACCAGGGTCTCTCCATCTTCGGCGATCACTCTGATGTCTACGCTGCTCGTCAGTGCGGCTGGGCTATGCTCTGTGCGCAGAACGTTCAGGAATGTATGGACATGGCACTGATCGCCACCCAGGCCACCCTGAAGTCCAGAATTCCGTTCATGCACTTCTTTGACGGTTTCCGTACCTCCCATGAGGTTCAGAAAATTGAAGAGCTCACATTTGACGATATGCGTGCCATTGTTGACGAGGACCTCGTTAACGAGCATCGCACCCGCGCTCTTACTCCGGATTGCCCATCTATTCGCGGTACCGCTCAGAACCCGGATGTAAACTTCACCGGTCGTGAGACCGTGAACAAGTACTACGACGCCACTCCTGCCATCGTTCAGGACACCATGGACAAGCTCGCAGAGCTCACCGGTCGTCAGTACAACCTGTTCGATTACTACGGTGCTCCCGATGCAGAAGACGTCATTGTTATCATGGGTTCCGGTGCTGAGACTGTAAGTGCCACCATCGACTACATGGTCGCCCAGGGCGAAAGAGTCGGTATGGTTATCGTTCGCCTGTACCGTCCGTTCGACGCTGCGGCAATGGTTAACTCCCTGCCAAAAACCGTTGAGCGCATCACTGTTCTCGATCGTACCAAAGAGCCTGGTTCAATCGGCGAGCCGCTGTACCTCGACGTTCGCGCTGCAGTAGCAGAGGCAGTAGAAGCTAACCCAACCGCTATTCCACCAGTAATTTTCTCTGGTCGTTACGGTCTTGGTTCTGCAGAATTCACCCCTGCAATGGTTAAAGCTGTATTCGAAAATGCTTCTGCCATGGCTCCGAAGAAGAGATTCTGCGTTGGTCCACACGACGACGTATCCTTCACCAGCCTTGACTACGATGCAGACTTCAACATTGAAAGCGCCGACGTCTACCGCGCGCTGTTCTACGGTCTGGGTTCTGACGGTACCGTAGGTGCCAACAAGAACACCATCAAGATCATTGGTGCTGAGACCGACAACGCCGCTCAGGGTTACTTTGTATACGACTCCAAGAAGTCCGGTTCCATCACCACCTCTCACGTACGTTTCGGTGACAACAAAATCGCCGCTCCATACCTGATCAATAAGGCAAACTTCATCGCCTGCCATAACTTCACCTTCCTCGACAGCTACGACATGCTCTGCAATCTCGAAGAAGGCGGCACCTTCCTGTTGACCTCCGGTTACAACAAGGATGAAGTATGGGCCAAAATGCCTAATCGCGTTCAGAAAGACCTCGTTGATAAAAAAGCGAAGTTCTTCGTCATCGACGCAATCGCTCTTGGCCAGGCTCTCGGTCTTGGTGCCCGCATCAACATGATTATGCAGACCGCATTCTTCATGATCTCCGGCATCCTCTCCAAGGAAGACGCTGTTCGCTCAATTAAAAACGCGATCAAGAAGACCTACGGCACCAAAGGCGATAAAGTCGTTCAGATGAACTACGATGCGGTTGACGCTGCCATCGAAAACATCGTTGAAGTGGAAGTTAAAAACGATATCACCGGTCACGAACTGCCTCCGACCGTTCCAGCTGATGCTCCGGAATTCGTTAAAAAGGTTACCGCCAAAATCATCGAAGGCAAAGGCGACAAGCTGAAAGTCTCCGAACTGCCAGACGATGGTACCTGGCCGACCGCCACCACCCAGTACGAGAAGCGTAACATCGCTGTTAACGTACCGAAGTGGCTCTCTGAAAACTGTATCCAGTGTGGCCAGTGTTCCTTTGTATGTCCTCACGCTTCCATCCGCACCAAGATCGTACCTGAGCTGGCAAACGCCCCTGAGGGTGTTGTTGGTCTCAACGCGGTTGGCAAAAACTTCAAGGGCCAGCAGTTCACCCTGCAGGTCTTCACCGAAGACTGTTGTGGCTGTACCCTCTGTGTAAGCGTATGTCCTGCCAAGACCAAGGCTCTGGAGATGACCCCGAACACCGAGGAACTGCGTACCATTGAGAAGCCTAAGGTTAAGTACTTCCTCGAACTGCCTGAGATCGATCCTGCTCTCATCAGCCCGGCCACCGTTAAAGGCAGCCAGCTGCTCCGTCCTCTGTTCGAGTTCTCCGGTGCATGTGCAGGCTGTGGCGAGACTCCATACGTCAAGCTCGTATCCCAGCTGTTCGGTGACAGAATGGTAGTAGCTAACGCTACCGGTTGTTCTTCCATCTACGGCGGTAACCTGCCGACCACTCCGTACGCCAAGCGTGCAGACGGCCGCGGACCTGCCTGGGCTAACTCCCTGTTCGAAGACAATGCCGAGTTCGGTATCGGTATGCGCTTCACCGCCAATAAGCTTGGTGCTCAGGCTCTTGAGCTGGTAGCCAAACTTGCTGACGAAGGTTCTATATCTGCAGAGCTCGCTGAGAAGATCAAAGCTGCTCCACAGAAAACCCAGATGGACATCGAAGCACAGCGTGCCAACGTGGCCGAGCTGAAAGATGCTCTCAAAGACAGCTCTTCTATTTTCGCTAAGCGCCTGCTGCCAATCTCAGACTATATCGTGAAGAAGTCTGTATGGATTATCGGTGGTGACGGTTGGGCATACGATATCGGTTACGGCGGACTCGATCACGTACTCGCTTCCGGCGAGAACGTTAACGTTCTGCTTCTTGACACCGAGGTATACTCCAACACCGGTGGCCAGATGTCTAAGTCTACCCCGCGTGCTGCTACCGCACAGTTCGCATACGGTGGCAAGAAGTCTGCCAAGAAAGATATCGGTATGATCTTCTCTACCTACGGCAACGTATACGTAGCTCACGTTGCTATGGGTGCAAATCCTGCCCAGACCGCTAAAGCGATTGCAGAAGCTGAAGCATATGACGGACCTTCCCTGATTATTGCTTACTCACACTGCATCAACCACGGTATCAACATGGCAAACGGCCTCGAGCAGCAGAAGAAAGCTGTTGCATGTGGTCACTGGCCGCTGTACCGCTACAACCCAGAGCTCGAGGAAGCTGGCAAGAACCCACTGACCATCGACTCTAAAGAGCCTACCCTCGGTTTCGGTGATTACATCCTCAGCGAGAACCGTTACAAGATGCTCAAGCGCATCAATCCTTCAGAAGCTGACGGGCTCATCGCTCAGGCAGAGAAGGATGCAATGAAGGCCTGGAAGTTCCTCAAAGGTCGTCGCGACGCTCTCGAGCCGGAGTCTACCGAAGAGTAATATCAAGGACTTGAAAGTGCTAAGGGCCCTCGATCCAGAGGGCCTTCAGAACTGACTTAAGTCACTGGTTAAAACTCAAAAAGGGGCTTTTCCTATATAGGAAAAGCCCCTTTTTTTATAACTAAACAGCAAGCTTACCGAAAGACAGCAGCATAAAAAAAGGCCGCTTCCAGATAACGGAAGCGGCCTTTTAATGAAACGAAGAGGAAAAGAACTATTTCTTTTCCAGTTTCAGATCGTCAATATCCTCTTTCAGGGCTTCATACTGTCTGATCGCCTGGAGCACTGAATCATCCTGCTCCTGCTTCATCTCGCTTACCTTAGCCTGAATCTTCTCCTCTCGTATTTTCAAGTCATCATCCTGCACGCCAAAAAGGCTTGAGGCAAGATAGCGGAAGGAGAACAGCATCAGTTCCACGTCATCTTCCTTGATCTTCTCAAGCAGTTCCTCTGGAACTATGTAGGTGGAAAGGAAAGAACTCTCGAAAATAAAACGACGAAAAGTAGCAAGATCGGTAGAGGCCATAAAAAACATACGCTTGGCCTGCTCAGACAGGGTTGCCTGCTTGCCATGGGACTTGCGGCGCATTACGAGTCGCAACCACTCCCGGTTCATCTCATCACGAACATCAACACCCTGGTCTTCACGCCACTCGCGAACGGTCCACTCTTTATCTTCTTCGTGACCCTTGCAGTAATCTTCCTTAACGACGAAATAGAATTTATCGTCTGCTCCGAAAGTCTCATTGCCGTCAGCGTCTTTCTGACCACCCTCGTGAAAATCCGCCATGCCAACCGGATAATAGCGGCAGGCCGATGGACGATCAGTGTAAACGGTACACCCATCCGGAGTCACAAAAGGACATTTGTTGTCTTCCTCGCGCATCTTGATCATGACACCGGGCATATCGGTGTTCTCAAGATACGTGGGCAGCGTATACTGCTGCAGGAATTCATGGGCCGGCACGCCAAGTCGCTTGCTCAAAATCAGGATGTCATACGGAGTCAGCACAATCTTGATTCCACCACAACAGGCTGTAAAGCAACTCACACCAGGATGACAACGGAACTTGATCTTACTGTCCAGAGTCAACTTCTTGGGCATGATGTTCGACGGATTTTTGTCCTTACCAAAGAGAGCTTTCTCTTTAGTCATATTCTGCTCATTACTCATCACATCACCTTATATTAAAATGGTTACTCAGTTCCATGATATTTCCTGCATTTCGCGGGAGGGTAGTATAATATACTGCTGGCAACGTTGTGTCAAACCCAATTCAAAGGACCTAATTTCTGGTAACTACGCTGTTCCGGAAGCTAAATAAATTTCGCTTGAGTACTACTACTTAGCGCCTCACCTATTCTTTCCCCTTGCGGTTTTACCCGAATGTTCGTATATCAACATTCGGATTATGAAACTTCCTGCTTGACTTGCAGTACGGAAACACCAGGTTCTTCCCCCCTCGAGGTAATACATTTCATGAAAGTATTTTTTCCCCCTATTGATTTATCAGCAGCAAGCACAATCGTTTATCATGTTCCAGGAGGCCCGGCCCTCACTGTTAATCTCGACGGTGTAGAAGAGTATATCGACCTCGAGCTGGAGATGGGACACGTGTGTGACACATCGGATATTGACGGAACTGTACACTTTTTTCCCAGGGGCAACGCCTAAGCTTGAACTTTATCCACCCGGTCACCCGCCCTTCCCTGACTGCTCTTCACTGGCCGACCTCATAATTCGCACTCAGCTGAATTTTGCGGCCATAGATTTACCATGACCATTACCCATTTTTCTATCGATACCAGCTCCGACGGGCATGTACACACTAAGCTGTGCAATCATGCCACCGGTGAGATGGAAGAGTACGTTCTCTCCGCCATAGATCGCGGTCTGAGAGAAATGTATTTTTTGGAACATCTTGAAGCAGGTGTGAATTACGCCCCCAGAACCTGGCTCACCGAAGCTGATTTTGCCTACTATTGCGAGGAGGGGGAGCGACTTCGCCGGAAATATGCAGACCGCATATCTGTGAATATCGGTATCGAACTTGGTTACAACTCCAGCCACAGCAAGGAGCTTCTAACAGGCGCGCGGGCCAAACCGTGGGATAGAATTGGCTTATCCTGCCATTTTCTGCAGATTCCCGGCTCTAATAAGCATATCAACCTGCTCAGTCGCAAACAGGAGAACATCGATCGCGCCAGGGAGTATGGTCTTGGGACTCTGCTCAGCCTCTATTACGACACCTTATTAGAAGCAGTGGAAAATATTCCGGCGGATGTACTTTGCCATCTCGACGCGCCTTTGCGCTATAGTGGTCCTATTCAACTAACCGACTATCACCTTGAGCAGATTGACCGGTTACTTACCGCCGTCAAAGCCAAAGGCATGGCCATGGAGATCAATACTTCGGGTATCCCGATCCGTAAAGAACCTTTCCCTGCCAAGCCCCTGGTAAAAATGGCTCTTGATCATGGGATTCAACTTGTGGCCGGCTCCGATTCACACAAACCGGAGGATATAGGCCGACATTTTGACGAACTCGAAATTTATATCGCCGAAGTGAAGGCTTTATAACTCGATTATCTCCGCTTTTATCCATAAAAAAATCCCCGTATGGCATATGCCGTACGGGGATTTTTTTTAAGCTCTATTAGCGTTGTTATTCAGGCAACCAATCTGCGCCCATGCGACGGATCACATTGAAACCACCGGGCAATACAAAGTGGTTCTTCTTGCCAACCGAATCGAGAAAAACCTGAACCTCGTATGAACGGGAACCTGCATTGCAGAAAATGATCAGGGTCTTATCATCCGGCAGCTCATTGTAACGTTCACGTATCTGCTCATACGGCAATGAGTTCCAGATCTCTTTACCGTGCTTTTCCTCAAACGGTGCTACCTGCTTGGGATGACGCACATCGAGCACCTGCCAGTCAGGTTTGCTGGAATGATCGGCCATCCAGGCAAAAAACTCAGACATCTGGATCTGACGCATCCTGCCGTCACAAATGTTGTCTGCTACATAGCCCGCCGCGTTGATCGCATCGATGGCTGGTGAGAATGGTGGTGCGTAGGCCATTTCCAGATTGCCGAATTCATCGATGGTGGCACCGCCTGCGATAGCCACCGCTGCAGCATCAATGCGAGCGGAGAGTCCATCATTCATCGGGCCGACACCTTCCAGGCCCAGCACTTTTCTGGTTCTGCGGTCAAAAACCAGCTCAAAGCAAATAATATCCTGGCCTGGAAAAAAGTGTGCCCTGTCTGATGGTGAAGTAAGAGAAGTATCGGCATCGTAACCTTCAGCCAAAGCCTCTTTCAGACTCAAACCAACAGAGCCGATAGAGATCTCAAAAGCTTTCATGATGAACGCCCCTGCGCTTCCCTTGAATAAAGACGGAATGCCAGCCATATTGTCCGCAGCCACACGACCTTCCCTGTTGGCCAGGCTACCGAAAGGAGCAACGAAACGCTTTCCTGTCACCAGGTGTGGAATTTCTACACAGTCACCCGCTGCATAGATGTTTGCATCTGAAGTCTGCATCCGCTCGTTCACCACAATACCACCGGTGGCTCCAACCTGAAGGCCGGCATCAACTGCAAGCTGAGAACGTGGGCGAACACCCGCTGCCATAATGACCAGATCGGCTTCCAGGGTGCGGTTAGCAGTGCGAACACCTGTCACCTTGCCGGCTTCGCCTACAATCTCCTCGGCGGCCTCGCCCAGATAGACCTCGACGTTGTTATCCCTGAGATGTTTGGTGAGAATTGCAGCCATATTGGTGCCTACCGCTTTGGGCAGCAGTTGATCCATGAATTCGACAACTGCCGTCTCTACCCCCCATAGATCGGTGAGAGCCTCGGCCATCTCAAGGCCGATTGCCCCGCCGCCGATTACCACCGCCTTTCCTACCTGGCCTTTGGCGATTCGTTCTTTAATATCGATTGCTTTATGCAGATCACTGATGGTGAAAACACCATCGAGATCTTTACCGGGGATTGGGAGTACAAACGGCTGGCTACCTGTGGCAAGCATCAGCTGGTCATACTCGAGTGTGCCCTTTTCACCGGTCTCTACCTTTTCGATTGAGACGGTTTTATTCTCCCGATCAATAGCCACGGCTCTGGTGGAGGTAAGGGTCTTGACCCCCTTGGCGCAGGCAAAGAACTTCTCATCACGAACCATGTGAAAGCTGGTGGAGCGGAGTTCTTTCTCATCCGCCACATCACCGGAAACATAATACGGAATACCGCAACCGCCGTAGGAGATTACGCTATCCTGATCCACCATGGTCACATCTGCGTCAGGCATCAGCCTTTTCAATCGAACGGCAGCTTTGGGTCCGGCCGCAACTCCACCAATAATCACTATTCTTTTACTCACTTCCGCCTCCGGTAGGTTTATATATTTAACTGGAAGTTATTATGAAGATAACACTATAGCGTCGTACGCTATTTTCAGACATATGAACACTATCAGCACAAAAAGACAAGCCGATTCAGGTTTAACCTGTGGCGATGATTGCTTCATGGAGACAGCCTGTAACCTTCTATCTTATCAGGCCAGCACCAGATATGTAAGGAAAGCGAACCCTCCGACAGCCTCTCAGGATCCCGATCTCTCAAGTAAATAATCAAGACGCAACCGGTGTCGCTGATCAAAGAGATTTTTACTGGTAGCCCAGATAGCCGCAATTACACCGAAACCTGTGCCTGCTGCGATCAGCATCATAATCAGAATCTGATACTTCACCGCCTCAACGGGT of the Desulfosediminicola ganghwensis genome contains:
- a CDS encoding histidinol-phosphatase; the protein is MTITHFSIDTSSDGHVHTKLCNHATGEMEEYVLSAIDRGLREMYFLEHLEAGVNYAPRTWLTEADFAYYCEEGERLRRKYADRISVNIGIELGYNSSHSKELLTGARAKPWDRIGLSCHFLQIPGSNKHINLLSRKQENIDRAREYGLGTLLSLYYDTLLEAVENIPADVLCHLDAPLRYSGPIQLTDYHLEQIDRLLTAVKAKGMAMEINTSGIPIRKEPFPAKPLVKMALDHGIQLVAGSDSHKPEDIGRHFDELEIYIAEVKAL
- the nifJ gene encoding pyruvate:ferredoxin (flavodoxin) oxidoreductase, producing MSRKMVTIDGNQACTHVAYATSEIITIYPITPSSPMAADSDAKAAHGQENIWGTVPVVTQMQSEAGVAGAVHGSLTTGALCTTFTASQGLLLMIPNMYKIAGELTPTVFHVSARALAYQGLSIFGDHSDVYAARQCGWAMLCAQNVQECMDMALIATQATLKSRIPFMHFFDGFRTSHEVQKIEELTFDDMRAIVDEDLVNEHRTRALTPDCPSIRGTAQNPDVNFTGRETVNKYYDATPAIVQDTMDKLAELTGRQYNLFDYYGAPDAEDVIVIMGSGAETVSATIDYMVAQGERVGMVIVRLYRPFDAAAMVNSLPKTVERITVLDRTKEPGSIGEPLYLDVRAAVAEAVEANPTAIPPVIFSGRYGLGSAEFTPAMVKAVFENASAMAPKKRFCVGPHDDVSFTSLDYDADFNIESADVYRALFYGLGSDGTVGANKNTIKIIGAETDNAAQGYFVYDSKKSGSITTSHVRFGDNKIAAPYLINKANFIACHNFTFLDSYDMLCNLEEGGTFLLTSGYNKDEVWAKMPNRVQKDLVDKKAKFFVIDAIALGQALGLGARINMIMQTAFFMISGILSKEDAVRSIKNAIKKTYGTKGDKVVQMNYDAVDAAIENIVEVEVKNDITGHELPPTVPADAPEFVKKVTAKIIEGKGDKLKVSELPDDGTWPTATTQYEKRNIAVNVPKWLSENCIQCGQCSFVCPHASIRTKIVPELANAPEGVVGLNAVGKNFKGQQFTLQVFTEDCCGCTLCVSVCPAKTKALEMTPNTEELRTIEKPKVKYFLELPEIDPALISPATVKGSQLLRPLFEFSGACAGCGETPYVKLVSQLFGDRMVVANATGCSSIYGGNLPTTPYAKRADGRGPAWANSLFEDNAEFGIGMRFTANKLGAQALELVAKLADEGSISAELAEKIKAAPQKTQMDIEAQRANVAELKDALKDSSSIFAKRLLPISDYIVKKSVWIIGGDGWAYDIGYGGLDHVLASGENVNVLLLDTEVYSNTGGQMSKSTPRAATAQFAYGGKKSAKKDIGMIFSTYGNVYVAHVAMGANPAQTAKAIAEAEAYDGPSLIIAYSHCINHGINMANGLEQQKKAVACGHWPLYRYNPELEEAGKNPLTIDSKEPTLGFGDYILSENRYKMLKRINPSEADGLIAQAEKDAMKAWKFLKGRRDALEPESTEE
- a CDS encoding YkgJ family cysteine cluster protein, with product MTKEKALFGKDKNPSNIMPKKLTLDSKIKFRCHPGVSCFTACCGGIKIVLTPYDILILSKRLGVPAHEFLQQYTLPTYLENTDMPGVMIKMREEDNKCPFVTPDGCTVYTDRPSACRYYPVGMADFHEGGQKDADGNETFGADDKFYFVVKEDYCKGHEEDKEWTVREWREDQGVDVRDEMNREWLRLVMRRKSHGKQATLSEQAKRMFFMASTDLATFRRFIFESSFLSTYIVPEELLEKIKEDDVELMLFSFRYLASSLFGVQDDDLKIREEKIQAKVSEMKQEQDDSVLQAIRQYEALKEDIDDLKLEKK